A single genomic interval of Mangifera indica cultivar Alphonso chromosome 5, CATAS_Mindica_2.1, whole genome shotgun sequence harbors:
- the LOC123215672 gene encoding LOW QUALITY PROTEIN: crossover junction endonuclease MUS81-like (The sequence of the model RefSeq protein was modified relative to this genomic sequence to represent the inferred CDS: inserted 1 base in 1 codon), which translates to MENHDKRRVLCPENEELASYMLQKQQEMLEKPKGLSENLDMTLSRAYNNVCNAKNHIKTLKELSQIKGVGKWILKLVQEFFDATSGSSESENLTEKGKVSKATKNKGTKRYVPQRNSVAYALLITLYRGTANGNEFMHKQELIDAAEASGLSRAPIMPEKGKGKPGQFGCTPRDWYSGWSCMKTLITKGLVVKSSCPAKYMLTHEGREAARECLMRSGLTDSIDILPVEQDSDLDACNTPDLELANSSSSAEVTLQSVSLSQQSKSVDVPLASLERFTCMGYSKEQVLHAFNEEHKTSHXKEISSLWPAVLCRLREDQVYGLHLNPQNLREDCHVASTTCAFTHSQEDVVGNRSTQIDSACDGGNMHNLSAESVPKMLTLNACSSVDYSAQKSWIDGLQTNMNVLSMPPLSFGERFEDAYEVILILDDREQFATQGSRSRRIIENICSQFKIRIEVRRLPVGDGVWIACHKQLDTEYVLDFIVERKKIDDLRSSIRDNRYRDQKLRLLRCGLKKLIYLVEGDPNSSEASESIKTACFTTEILEGFDVQRTSGLADTLRKYAYLTQSITQFYKLELPDDQLKRTGICPPFNEFVKRCQDLDKMTVSDVFATQLMQVPQVTEEIAIAVLDLYPTLLSLARAYSFLEGDSRAQEEMLMQKSNNVVSAVASRNIFQLVWGN; encoded by the exons ATGGAGAATCATGACAAGAGGCGCGTCTTGTGCCCAGAAAATGAAGAATTGGCGAGTTACATGTTGCAGAAGCAGCAAGAAATGCTGGAGAAGCCTAAAGGATTATCGGAGAATTTGGATATGACTCTGTCTAGGGCGTATAACAATGTGTGCAATGCAAAGAATCACATCAAGACTCTTAAAGAATTATCACAAATCAA GGGTGTGGGAAAGTGGATTCTGAAGCTTGTGCAAGAGTTCTTTGATGCTACTTCAGGCAGTTCTGAATCAGAAAACTTGACTGAAAAGG GTAAAGTAAGTAAAGCAACGAAGAATAAAGGAACCAAACGTTATGTGCCCCAAAGGAATTCTGTGGCATATGCTTTGTTGATTACCTTATACAG gGGTACTGCAAATGGGAATGAATTTATGCATAAACAAGAGCTTATTGATGCAGCTGAAGCAAGTGGTCTTTCTCGGGCACCAATTAT GCCAGAGAAGGGAAAAGGTAAACCCGGGCAATTTGGATGTACTCCAAGGGACTGGTATAGTGGATGGAGTTGCATGAAAACCTTGATAACCAAAGGACTAGTTGTGAAATCGAGTTGCCCAGCAAA GTACATGCTGACTCATGAAGGGCGTGAAGCAGCACGTGAATGTCTCATGAGATCTGGTTTGACAGATTCTATAGATATCTTGCCTGTTGAACAGGATTCTGATCTGGATGCATGCAACACACCGGATCTAGAGCTTGCTAACTCAAGTTCTTCTGCAGAAGTGACATTGCAATCTGTCAGTTTGAGTCAGCAGAGCAAATCAGTTGATGTTCCACTTGCATCTCTTGAGAGG TTTACATGCATGGGGTATTCCAAGGAACAAGTGCTTCATGCTTTTAATGAAGAACACAAAACTTCCC ACAAGGAAATCTCATCTCTCTGGCCTGCAGTTTTATGTCGTCTTCGAGAAGATCAAGTGTATGGTTTACATCTGAATCCTCAGAATTTAAGAGAAGATTGCCATGTAGCATCAACAACTTGTGCATTCACACACA GTCAAGAAGATGTTGTTGGAAATCGGAGTACTCAGATTGATTCTGCTTGTGATGGTGGAAATATGCACAATTTATCCGCTGAATCTGTGCCAAAAATGCTTACCTTGAACGCTTGTTCCTCTGTT GATTATTCAGCTCAAAAGTCTTGGATAGATGGTCTGCAAACAAATATGAATGTTTTAAGTATGCCACCTCTGAGTTTTGGGGAAAGATTTGAGGATGCATACGAAGTTATCTTAATCTTAGATGATCGAGAACAATTTGCCACTCAAGG GTCTCGTTCCAGAAGAATAATTGAAAACATTTGCTCGCAATTCAAGATCCGAATAGAG GTTAGGCGGTTACCAGTAGGTGACGGAGTCTGGATTGCTTGTCATAAACAACTTGATACTGAATATGTTCTGGATTTTATTGTTGAGAGGAAGAAAATTGATGATTTGCGCTCTTCAATCAGGGATAATCGCTACAGGGATCAGAAACTGAGGCTCCTG AGATGCGGACTTAAGAAGCTGATATACCTTGTGGAAGGTGATCCAAATTCCTCTGAGGCCTCTGAGAGCATCAAAACAGC TTGTTTTACGACAGAGATCTTGGAAGGATTTGATGTGCAGAGAACTAGTGGTTTAGCTGATACACTGAGGAAGTATGCATATCTAACACAATCAAtaactcaattttataaattagagCTACCTGATGACCAGCTTAAACGCACTGGGATCTGTCCTCCTTTCAATGAATTTGTCAAAAGGTGCCAAGACCTGGATAAAATGACAGTCAGTGATGTATTTGCCACTCAGCTTATGCAG GTTCCACAAGTAACGGAGGAGATTGCCATAGCTGTTTTGGATCTGTACCCAACTCTACTATCTCTGGCTCGTGCTTACTCTTTTCTT GAAGGTGATTCTCGCGCCCAAGAGGAGATGCTTATGCAGAAGAGTAATAATGTGGTCAGTGCAGTTGCCAGTAGGAATATTTTCCAGTTGGTTTGGGGCAATTGA